A genomic segment from Kwoniella shandongensis chromosome 8, complete sequence encodes:
- a CDS encoding methionine aminopeptidase, type II: MAPVAVPSVEELSISEPKKEKKVEDVEVDDEDNDDDDEVDGEDGPSNGDAKKKKKKKKSKKKKSAPATQSEPPRVGLSKIFKNGVYPVGEEVEYPDDNAYRTSSAEMREKERLAQEDPSTMYSNIRRAGEVHRQVRAYARKTIKPGMTMTEIANLIEDGTRALVEENGFDSGIGFPTGLSVNEIAAHYTPNPGDKQVLQKKDVMKVDFGVHVNGRIVDSAFTMNFEPTWDRLLDAVKDATNAGIREAGIDVRLCDVGEAVQEVMESYEVEVDGKTYPVKSISNLNGHSITPYTIHGGIGDKPGKSVPIVKQHGADKDTQRMEEGEYFAIETFGSTGRGRVIEEGACSHYALAGSAPEKYTGHHQSAKSLLASVKRNFGTLPFCRRYLDHAGEKNYLLALNTLVKEGFVMDYPPLVDPQPGAMTAQFEHTILLRPTCKEVVSRGDDY; the protein is encoded by the exons ATGGCGCCGGTCGCTGTTCCAAGTGTCGAAGAGCTTAGTATCTCTGAGcccaagaaggagaagaaagtcgaggatgtcgaggtagacgacgaggataatgatgacgatgatgaggtggatggcGAGGACGGTCCGAGTAACGGAG ATGCcaagaaaaagaagaagaagaagaagt caaagaagaagaagtcagcACCTGCTACTCAGTCCGAACCCCCTCGAGTCGGTTTGAGCAAGATCTTCAAGAATGGGGTATATCCCgttggagaggaagttgaataTCcagacga CAATGCTTACCGAACATCGTCTGCGGAGAtgagggaaaaggagagatTGGCACAAGAAGATCCCTCTACGATGTACTCAAATATTAGACGGGCGGGCGAAGTCCACCGACAAGTCAGAGCGTATGCTCGAAAGACCATCAAGCcggggatgacgatgacggagatCGCCAACTTGATTGAGGATGGAACGAGGGctttggtggaggagaatgggTTTGATAGCGGTATAGGATTCCCAACGGGATTGAGTGTCAATGAGATTGCGGCGCACTACACACCCAACCCAGGAGACaagcaag TGCTTCAGAAGAAAGATGTCATGAAGGTCGATTTCGGTGTTCATGTCAACGGACGGATAGTCGACTCTGCCTTTACGATGAACTTCGAACCCACTTGGGACCGATTACTAGACGCTGTCAAGGACGCTACAAACGCTGGTATCCGAGAAGCAGGTATCGATGTCCGATTGTGCGATGTCGGAGAAGCGGTCCAAGAGGTCATGGAGAGTTatgaagtcgaagtcgatgGAAAGACATATCCCGTCAAATCAATCAGTAATCTCAACGGACATTCTATCACACCCTACACCATCCATGGCGGTATCGGAGATAAACCCGGAAAGTCTGTGCCCATCGTCAAGCAACACGGTGCGGACAAGGATACGCAGAGAATGGAAGAGGGCGAATATTTCGCGATTGAGACTTTCGGAAGTACGGGACGAGGGAGGGTTATCGAGGAGGGTGCTTGCTCGCACTATGCTTTGGCGGGAAGTGCTCCAGAGAAATATACGGGACA TCACCAATCGGCCAAATCACTACTGGCCTCTGTCAAACGTAACTTTGGAACATTGCCTTTCTGTCGACGATATCTGGATCACGCTGGGGAGAAGAACTACTTGTTGGCG TTGAACACCCTTGTCAAGGAGGGCTTTGTGATGGACTACCCTCCCTTGGTCGACCCTCAACCAGGAGCTATGACCGCACAATTC GAACACACCATCCTGTTAAGACCAACATGTAAGGAGGTAGTGTCACGAGGTGATGATTATTGA
- a CDS encoding 60S ribosomal protein eL24, with the protein MRVDRCDFSGFKVYPSRGKVYVRGDSKTFRFLNSKSESLFLQRKNPRKIAWTQVYRRMHKKGITEEVAKKRSRKNVKVQRGIVGADLASILAKRTAKPEVRAAARQAAITKAKTEKRDKEASKATNKGGAQVPKVSKQSMKGGAGKGGR; encoded by the exons ATGCGTGTCGACAGGTGTGATTTCTCGGGGTTCAAGGTCTACCCCTCCAGGGGAAAGGTCTACGTCAGAGGTGACTCTAAG ACCTTCCGATTCCTCAACTCCAAGTCCGAGTCTCTTTTCCTTCAACGAAAGAACCCTCGAAAGATCGCTTGGACCCAGGTCTACCGACG GATGCACAAGAAGGGTATCACTGAGGAGGTCGCCAAGAAGAGGTCCAGGAAGAACGTCAAGGTCCAG CGAGGAATCGTCGGTGCCGACCTCGCCTCTATCCTCGCCAAGCGAACTGCCAAGCCCGAAGTCCGAGCTGCTGCCCGTCAAGCTGCCATCACCAAGGCCAAGACCGAGAAGCGAGACAAGGAGGCTAGCAAGGCTACCAACAAGGGCGGCGCTCAAGTCCCCAAGGTTTCCAAGCAGAGCATGAAGGGTGGTGCCGGTAAGGGCGGTCGTTAA